A stretch of the Glycine soja cultivar W05 chromosome 13, ASM419377v2, whole genome shotgun sequence genome encodes the following:
- the LOC114381012 gene encoding RING-H2 finger protein ATL51-like: MMIFHPRKLFHPYLGSSDSTMGMGRRTNYSSIPSPLHSPIPLSSIPWVPSLIHGDHMHLNLAPIVIIVLAGTTCIIMFLITLFKILRYYYPNRYNVSRSNPPILFDIRGDFPFSDDEEREQAIRHPIWFILTEGLQQSIIDSITVCKYRKEEGLTKESECLVCLGEFQQEESLRVLPKCNHAFHVPCVDTWLRSHKTCPLCRAPIVLDVASVGGGTESDSSVSDMNECIEESNYSGGEEEDSSEEGRDDGIQVLNESGKVSGHSSILIGSASDDVTAQEFDDEIELKMKRSVSVDSSFPSMVLRDVLDLNLDTESLVIEKVSISSNKDVIALQERNFSLRFSSHDTKFLFSRRSRSQSLTLPL; encoded by the coding sequence ATGATGATTTTCCATCCAAGAAAACTATTTCACCCGTACCTTGGCTCAAGTGATTCTACCATGGGGATGGGGAGGAGAACAAATTATAGTTCAATACCTTCGCCTCTTCACTCACCAATCCCACTTTCATCAATTCCGTGGGTTCCTTCCCTCATTCATGGAGATCACATGCATCTAAACCTTGCACCTATCGTTATAATTGTCTTAGCTGGCACAACTTGCATAATTATGTTTCTCATCACCTTGTTCAAAATCCTAAGGTACTATTATCCAAATAGATACAACGTTAGCAGAAGCAACCCACCAATATTATTTGACATTCGTGGAGATTTTCCCTTTTCTGATGATGAGGAACGTGAACAAGCCATTAGGCATCCCATATGGTTCATCCTCACAGAGGGTCTCCAACAGTCAATCATAGACTCCATCACAGTATGCAAATACAGAAAAGAGGAAGGGTTAACTAAAGAATCTGAGTGTCTTGTTTGCCTTGGTGAGTTTCAACAAGAAGAGAGTCTAAGAGTTTTGCCAAAGTGTAACCATGCTTTTCACGTCCCTTGTGTTGATACTTGGTTGAGATCTCATAAAACCTGTCCACTGTGTCGTGCCCCTATTGTTCTTGATGTTGCCAGTGTTGGTGGTGGCACGGAGTCTGATTCAAGTGTTTCTGATATGAATGAATGCATAGAAGAAAGTAATTATAgtggtggagaagaagaagattctAGTGAAGAGGGGAGGGATGATGGAATTCAAGTTTTGAATGAATCTGGCAAGGTGAGTGGCCATTCTTCAATTCTAATTGGTTCTGCTTCTGATGATGTTACTGCACAAGAATTTGATGATGAAATTGAACTCAAAATGAAGAGGTCTGTCTCGGTGGATTcatcttttccttcaatggtACTTAGGGATGTGTTGGATTTAAATTTGGATACAGAAAGCTTGGTGATTGAAAAGGTTTCAATTTCAAGTAACAAAGATGTTATTGCACTGCAAGAGAGGAATTTCTCATTGAGGTTCTCTTCACATGACACAAAATTCTTATTTTCCAGACGTAGCAGGAGCCAGAGTTTAACTCTTCCATTGTGA